The Saprospiraceae bacterium genome contains the following window.
CTCTTGCAACTTCTTGTCTGCCGTTCGTTTTTAATTGTTCTAAGTCATGCTTGAGCTTATCATAACCTTCCTGGGTCATGTAATTTAAATTGCTCATAGTTTGTATATTTTTGATTAAAAAGCAAAAGAACGTTTACCGGAAAGACCGGAAAACGTTCTTCAAATTCAATAATTATTCTATTATAACAACATGAGAGCCTAAATTAGTTCAATCAATTTAAAATTCCAGACGAACTCCAAATTGATGAGTTCCTTCGAATGGATCAGAATGCCTGTATCCATAGTCGATTCCCAGGCGGGTTTCTGATTTTTTCTTTAATGGAACTGAAATACTGGCACCTGCTGCTAAACCGGTATGGGCTGTCTTATTTATTTCGTCGCCTCCTGAGTCAAATTCATACTTATAAGAAGCTCTTAAAGCAAAGTATTCTGTTAATTTGATTTCTGCACCTCCACCAATTTCATCTCTTCCAAAAGAATTTGAAGTGAAATTTACAATGGGAGTAATCGTAACCATGTCTGAAGGAATAAAATCATAAGATACCCCAATATGCAATTGAGAAGGCAATTCAAATTTATTGAGTCGAATGTTATAGGTTAAATCGGTATTTTCTGAACTTTTCAATTGTGTTGACAATCCATCTCCACTAAAATCCATAGGGCCTCCAACATTCCGCAAGGAAATACCAAATTTAAAATTGTCTTGGGAACCAGATACATATTGAATCCCTGCGTCTATAGCAAATCCAAACGTACTTAAATCCTGAATTGATTCAGAAATTCCACGAAACAATACACCAACCGTAATTTTGTTTCCAAACGTGTGTGCATATCCAACACCAATGTTACTGAATTTTGGACTATAGGTCGCACCCGTTCCTTCCGGTACAGCGGTTGTAGTAACCCGGATGTCTCCAAAGTCAACACTCATTATAGAGATCCCCAAGGTTCCACTTTTCCCAACTTTAGTAACAAAGCCTCCGGCATTTAAACCAATGCCGCTTGGTACCAACCATCTCGATTGGGCAAGGCCAATTTCCATTCGGTTTACCCTGGCAATACCTGCTACGTTTACCATCATGGCTTCAACTCCACGGACACACGACGCATTTAAACTATTTAGCGCTCCGCTTCGAACCCATGGATTCATTAATAATTCATAAGCGCCGGCTTCACCCTGGCGATCCGGATTTCCGCAAAAAGCTCCGGTATTTAAAATTGAAAGTGCAAAAAGAGTAAAAATTATTTTTCGCATAAGTCTTCTATTAATCAGGTTTTAAAACAAGTGATTCCGGATTCAACCGGAATCACTTATCAGTTTTTTTTTACAATCCGGATGGATCAAATTTTCTTGCTACACCAAACCACTTCACAATTTTTTCTGCTCCGGTTGAATTTTCTTTAATGTGAATAATATAGGCTCCACTGGAAACAGGAACTCCTTTGAAGTTTGTTAAATCCCACTCCTGATCTGGTGCAATTTGTGTTTCAACAACACCTGGGTTGGAACCTGTTCTTCTAACAGGTACTTCGTCCCGTTTGTATTGTTTAATAAATTTACCATCAACTGAATAAATCGTTACCGTACAATTTGCAGGGAGATTGGTAATCTTCACAACATTACTGAATTGACCCGTTTCATAACTTGAAAATCCATAATACGGATTTGGAACTACATTCACATTGTCCAGGGCATTGTTGTAATCATTTTGCTTTGTCACTAATTGTGCTTCGTGACCTTTAATTGAAAATGAATAAAAATTATGTCCTTTGTTTTCATTCGTACCCAATGCATACTGATATGGATTTTGTACTCTCAATCGCACAGTCACATCATTTGGGATGATTCCGTCTTTATAAGATTTTAATTGTGCTTCAGGTGCAATTACTGACATACTGCACCAAGTAAAATCACGGAACAATCTGTTTTTATCAGCAATTTTAGTTGAATTCAATCCCAAGCGGAAACTTCTGCAAGAATCGTAAGGCGTTTTTGTAACATAGATATAATGATGACCTCCGATAAGCAATGAAAATAAAGTTTGCGATAATGGACACAGTGGATTTTGAATGAGATATTCATCTGTTGGATTATACATCATATCATCTCCTGTCAATGGTCGTGCATTGCATCCATCCAAAAGGGTATTGTCCGCAGAATAAAATGAATTTTCTCCAAAGAAAATATTCAAACGCTTTCCTGATTCTACATCAACTGCATAACCTGGAAACCAACCCAATCCAGTACTGTCTTCGTTGGTGTCAATATCTGGCAATCCGTCATTGTCTAAATCATCTTTCGTGACAGAAGGCTTTTTCTTTAAAGCAAAGTTTTTCAATCCGCTTACAGGAGAAACTAAATTTCCGCCCACATTTGGATTCCAAGTTTCAACAACCACACAACGGCTCCATTTAGATTTATCAGAAGTAAAAACGATATCTACATTGTTTAAATCAGACATTTTAATGGTCCCTCTGGTAACTTTAGATAAAGGATCAATCCAAACTGGTGTTAAGTAAACGGTATCAGAAGGTAATTTATATGGATACCAGGTACCTTTTATGTCGCCCAATCCCAGGTTTGAATAACACTCTTTTGGATCCAGTGCATAAGAGGGTTGACCCAAACTGGATAATATAAAATCAGATACTCCAATATTGTGATCTGCTTGCGCAGTTAACCATTTTTGTCCGTTTGGATCCTTGTAATCATAATAAAGTCCATCACCGATAACGCCACAGGTGTTTAAAGAATCACTCCCTGCTTCAATGGTTTGACCAATGACAACTGAAATTCCAAACTTGTTGAGAATTTGTTCGTTGAGGCGACTGATATCCGATTCTGAACGTGTTGTATCATTCGTAGTTTTATTGACCAACAACCAATTAACGGGATCATCCAATTTAGTATTGGTAGGATTTGAGTCCGTAAATTTCAATTCATAATCGCCATCTTTTACACGAAGCGGATCATAGACTTTAATTTCTATTGGACCACGTCCGGGTTGATAGGTAACTTTTCCATCAAAACCCGGTGCCAACATTTTATCGTACATATCTGGCTTGAGTAATAAATCAATGCCACCCATGCCTATTCCATCGTGACGGGTAATTTCAAAATTACTACCATATTTGGCATTGAGTTTTTCATATACCTGTGGTCTTGGGGTACCGGTATAAGGCTTGCCATCTTCATTTGGACCAATATTTAAACGTCCCGGACAATAGGTCATCCGTTGACCTAAATTTTCAACCAAATTATAATCCTTGTAATTATTATAACCATAAGCAATTACAGTAAAGTAATATTTTTTATGATTGATCAGTCGGCGATCCCCTTTTGCAAATTGATCTTCAGTAACTTTAAATGTATGTCTGATGCCCAGGTTTGGACCTGCAACTTTCTCTACCGGAGAATAAACGATCGGATGTGTTGTAGGATCCGGACTTGGATTTTTCTGACCAACCCAATTGTATATTTTTTTAATATTATTTTTTAAATCAACAGTATAGATCTCACGTACTTTAGTTGGATCTGCAATGGTTGCATCATTTAAGGTAATAGAAGGATCGGCTACTTGAAAGATGCGATATCCTTCAAAGCGGTATAAACTATCTACACCTAAAGGAAGTCCAATGCCTGCTTCCGCATACGATTCAAATTTATTATTTGAGTTCAAGTCATTAGTAAGAACCAATATTAATTCCTGATCCAACTCGATAATATCTACATCGGGTGCATCCGGACCGTCTTTAATTTTAAAGCAGTTGTCAAATAGATCCTGAGATAATTTATCTGCAGCATACAATTCATCCATATTTGGACATGGATAATTTTGATCTGGAACAAAAGGTACACCGATAATTAATTCATTGATTGCTCCTGGCAATAATTTCATAGGACCTGTAGCTTGCAATGTTCTGCGGTCGCCTTCCCCTAAAGAAGCTGTACACATACTCCAACCAGCTTGATTATTAGGATCATCACTTACTGCATACCGTGTGGTATCTTGAGAAGACGGATTGTAACCACTTCCCCCTTTAGTCAATGGGGTTCCATCTCTCCAATGTCCGGTTAGGTATCGATAATACTCGATGGCTGTTCCTGGATCAGTAGTAGCTGCCGGATGGTTGCCTACCGATCCATTATTGTAATACATAAAGGATGACATGCCAAGTTCTTTTCCAAATTCATCTAGCGGACCTCTGAAATAATCTACTCCTAAAAGCGGTATTTCTGTACAATACGTATTTACACCTTGATCACAATTACAACCATTGGATCCATCTGAAGGATCTATGTTATAGATATACATCAAACTGCGCTCTTTGTTACAACCGACATAATCGTCTGTATAACAACCTAAATCCGGATCAATCCACATCGCAAAATAGCAGTCTTCCAATTCTTGTGGAGCACGATTAATCAACTTATAACGCTGGAAGGTCATGTCATTGATTTCATCACCGGTATTAAAGGCAAATGCCTGGACCTGCACTTCCATACGAATCGGTTCGCCATTTGAATTGGTGTGAATGGCACCCCCTCCGTTGTCATTATATACCCAGAAATACATTTGATCTGGATAAACGGGTTCAGTACATCCTCTGATATCGATGATTGGAAAATCTCCAAATTCTGGTTCATAAATTCCATTATCAGAAGGAGAGCCTGGTTCTTCATAAAATAAACCTAAACCTTGAGGAAGGAAGGGCAATTCAAATCCATATTTGGATGAAAAATATTTATTACCTCTGGCCGGATAGTATAAAACGTCTTCCGGAATTTCAGAAAGAGTTAAAGCACGAGTATCTTTAACCTCTTTATAAATTTTTTGTTGATCGCGAATACTCTTTCCAAGAACTACAAAAAACTGGTCCCAGTTTAAACAATCTTCTGCTGTTGTTTCACCTGTATTAGGAGTTAATGGACCAGGCCAACAATCGTTCATAGATGGTCGACGATATGCCTGCGCCATTAAATGCAAGTTTCTGGAAGGATCGTATCCTCCTACCCAAACTGCTCCGGCATAAATTGCAGAAACTGGTTTTTTACTGGATCCTTCCGGTACTTTTGGTACGATGTAAGAACCTTTACTTAAATCCCACCATACATCCCCGCCGTTTAATAAACGTGCGCGTACGTTGTTGATGTCCATGTCTATTTGCTTGGTAGCAGCAGCACAGGCACCCCCTCTAGGTTTTAAGTTTTTAGATGTCTTGGGATTGGGAGCCACATGTTCTGGTCGGTTTGAAAAACCAACCGTCTGACTCACGAATAAAATGCTTAAGAATAATACTATTGATCTCATAAAGCAAAACTTGTTCAATGATTAAATTAAAATTCGAGAATGGCTCCTAAATAGATTCTTCTCGGTTGTGTAAAATTGTTCGGATTAACGACCCGGTAATTATATTGGTTTACAAAATAATCAATATAATCTTCTCCATAAATTCCAGTTACATTTGAAATTTCTGCAGCTCCTTTATCAGATTTAAGATATCCATCATCTTTAGAACCACCAGAACCTCTGTAAACTCCAATTATATTTTTAGTATCAAATAAATTTTGAACTCTTAAATAAATATTCAAATCTAAAGGATGCTTTCCACGTACAATGCTAATGTTCTTATCCAGACGCATATCCACATTAAAATTCCAAGGCAAACGAGAACCGTTGATATCTCCACGGTAACCGGAACCATCAAAACGAATAATTTGTGTACCTGGTGAATAAGGTCTTCCAGAAGCAGTAGTTACCAACATATTGATCCCTGTATTTGATAAAATGTCTTTACCAAACAATCTTGGACCGTTGTAACGTTTACCGGATTCATAACGGTAATCCGCTGTAAATGAAAAACGATGTCTTTCATCATAATTGAATGGGAAAATATTGCGGATGTTAATTCCTTTTTGCGTTAAGCCACTTTGCGTTTCAGGATCTGAACCTGTTCCATCTGCAAACTGCAAGGTATATGCTGCAGTAAATTCAAAATTATTGGTACGTCTTAAATCATAGGTAAAGTTAAACCCTTTAACCGTTCCAAAATCAATATTTCCATA
Protein-coding sequences here:
- a CDS encoding PorV/PorQ family protein, encoding MRKIIFTLFALSILNTGAFCGNPDRQGEAGAYELLMNPWVRSGALNSLNASCVRGVEAMMVNVAGIARVNRMEIGLAQSRWLVPSGIGLNAGGFVTKVGKSGTLGISIMSVDFGDIRVTTTAVPEGTGATYSPKFSNIGVGYAHTFGNKITVGVLFRGISESIQDLSTFGFAIDAGIQYVSGSQDNFKFGISLRNVGGPMDFSGDGLSTQLKSSENTDLTYNIRLNKFELPSQLHIGVSYDFIPSDMVTITPIVNFTSNSFGRDEIGGGAEIKLTEYFALRASYKYEFDSGGDEINKTAHTGLAAGASISVPLKKKSETRLGIDYGYRHSDPFEGTHQFGVRLEF